One window of Nicotiana tomentosiformis chromosome 11, ASM39032v3, whole genome shotgun sequence genomic DNA carries:
- the LOC138901175 gene encoding uncharacterized protein, whose translation MNSHNGVIGAWIAMRDYNAVMHSEDRACVTPIQDMEMRDFRNVLEDTGMNEFKYVGREFTWTKNNIYRRIDRAVVNAEWMLAMPAQEVLIMNPYFSDHTPLSIQIMRKPARRPKPFRFYNYMAEDPDFQNVLGMQAKLKDTRKQPKEIQANMRNTGHAPNLFDKEKSRRIS comes from the exons ATGAACTCACATAATGGAGTTATAGGAGCATGGATAGCTATGAGAGACTATAATGCAGTCATGCACAGTGAAGATAGAGCATGTGTAACTCCAATTCAGGACATGGAAATGAGGGATTTCAGAAACGTCCTTGAGGACACTGGCATGAATGAGTTTAAATATGTTGGTAGGGAATTCACATggacaaaaaataatatttataggaGGATTGACAGGGCAGTGGTAAATGCTGAGTGGATGCTAGCAATGCCTGCTCAAGAGGTACTGATAATGAACCCCTACTTCTCAGATCATACTCCTCTATCTATCCAGATTATGAGAAAACCAGCAAGAAGACCAAAGCCTTTTAGATTCTATAATTACATGGCAGAGGATCCCGACTTTCAAAATGTGCT GGGGATGCAAGCGAAACTCAAAGATACCAGGAAACAACCTAAAGAAATACAGGCAAACATGAGAAACACTGGCCATGCTCCTAATCTGTTTGACAAAGAAAAGAGCAGAAGAATCAGTTAG
- the LOC138901176 gene encoding uncharacterized protein: MPSRETLRQAIKTILSTNNEAEYEALVAGLELAQGLGSEVIEIKCESQLVVNQAYEIFDTKEERMQQYVNKVQALLARFREWLITYIPREENVETDALANLESSTEMMGSDSGTDVQLLHSILDVDSYCEVNTTNLV; encoded by the coding sequence ATGCCCTCGAGGGAAACTCTGAGGCAAGCCATTAAGACTATTCTGtcaactaacaatgaagccgagtatgaggctttggttgcaggacttgaactgGCTCAGGGACTTGGCTCCGAAGTCATAGAGATCAAATGTGAGTCCCAGCTGGTGGTAAACCAAGCGTACGAAATTTTCGACACAAAGGAGGAACGCATGCAGCAGTACGTGAATAAAGTTCAGGCATTGCTTGCACGATTCAGGGAGTGGTTGATCACATATATTCCAAGGGAAGAGAACGTGGAAACAGATGCATTGGCTAATTTAGAGTCATCTACGGAGATGATGGGATCTGACTCTGGTACTGAcgttcaacttctacattcgatattgGATGTGGATAGTTATTGTGAAGTCAATACAACTAACTTAGTCTAG